A DNA window from Anaerolineae bacterium contains the following coding sequences:
- a CDS encoding metal-dependent hydrolase, with amino-acid sequence MSAGYLTSHYLHTDQRTTMLAAVFPDLVDKTGRYILRWSPSSRVPAHSLLTGALTTAAVALLTRRRQAVVGWAAGYLVHVLSDLVVDHMVGEDTSGGYALWPLTKVDIRRHPIWTSFQLYSVGVWLFEALVTLWAVLVARRRTRSRGIILGLVRGPSIPGSAGGPGPGRGPAGGRQAIRR; translated from the coding sequence GTGAGCGCGGGGTACCTCACCTCGCATTATCTGCATACCGACCAGCGTACCACCATGCTGGCCGCCGTGTTCCCCGACCTGGTGGACAAGACCGGGCGGTATATCCTGCGCTGGTCCCCCAGCAGTAGGGTGCCGGCGCATTCCCTGCTGACCGGCGCGCTCACCACGGCGGCGGTGGCACTGCTGACGCGCCGGCGGCAGGCCGTGGTGGGCTGGGCGGCCGGCTATCTGGTGCATGTCCTCAGCGACCTGGTGGTGGATCACATGGTCGGGGAGGACACCAGCGGAGGATATGCGCTGTGGCCGCTGACGAAAGTGGACATCCGCCGGCATCCCATCTGGACCAGCTTTCAGCTCTATTCGGTCGGCGTGTGGCTGTTCGAGGCGCTGGTGACGCTGTGGGCGGTGCTGGTGGCGCGCCGGCGCACCCGCTCCCGCGGGATCATCCTGGGACTTGTGCGCGGTCCCTCCATCCCAGGTAGTGCAGGAGGGCCTGGGCCAGGGCGCGGCCCAGCAGGAGGCCGTCAGGCGATACGGCGTTGA
- a CDS encoding GAF domain-containing protein — MMNRSESRRLWHRLRVFPTPGALVKSRLRSTTMNWRVVMALMGIALMALMALASGPAWLPMLIALFLAPYLIIPLFPFSPFEHRFYAPQTQGIYAAAVLGVVTLSFLVTRDLSATPLLWVLFFVPIAIAAQVNLLVLAGNWLGVGLALWLIERDTLIGMAPAWLVHWLWLGFIGGVLYHLISRERISSAILERLRTDVEEHIRCLAGSGVRDREWPVNVGRLFCDLLQADFAVLWWRGEGEEVWTGIRVSQNGVAEAVRCESGQSPPPIAWQNHTPACYIAERRRVSLQEAQAVIFAEQPSLGWSALKMELCVPFAAGQEPAAISLEYRRLPVIYPEELDQMARQSQAFAELLAGAQARQEERAAQARIFGLARYLQEFSAGQEEVLDAILDIFTVKLGYEFAQVWVYDRQSDTLVLRKCVPSPKWLEDIRFSSDADNAYLEALHSQQRRIYEGWHSSFDSRAWGAVQHRRSHPHKRDYTVIQAFVPLWVKVHGGAEREPVGLVIFGSSSPGSGRVPTTEELDSLVPIYQACAAVLRTLQMQEQWQAEVQRVELLNEMTAALLAAGMEPDPDMLSENIAEYAQRLFGADLVLIYGYNPGTRQFHFLNLAGRFHNKNKPLRNMPSDAPLLQRILEEKQGWFVPNVHDEPLLMRARGGIEEHVVSFSMRQGIRSFAGLPMYVGNHPYGVICLNFRQRRTLGPNEQRAMRLFANLAALGFSLHENMEERAHAALSSFREQQSILLHDQFSHTLDELAKRLELMADEVAQAGLLELEERFDRVIRLAQELQTRMARMMRDLVSDRSARTNLVSELQRLRRFFRDLYDFEVELDVDPALPALRNLTQRILVGIASEGLSNACRHSGAERAVLRCYRDDEMIRLEIEDAGKGLPGDIWSQEGHWGLKNIWRQAACLGGETDFQTGADGQGTRIVVRIPAQIRDEHLAS; from the coding sequence CGCGTTGATGGCGCTGATGGCTCTGGCGAGCGGGCCGGCCTGGCTGCCGATGCTGATCGCGCTGTTTCTCGCCCCCTATCTGATCATCCCCCTCTTCCCGTTCTCCCCTTTTGAGCACCGCTTTTATGCCCCGCAAACGCAGGGGATATACGCCGCGGCAGTGCTGGGTGTGGTCACCCTTTCATTCCTGGTCACCCGGGACCTGTCCGCTACCCCTCTGCTGTGGGTACTGTTTTTCGTGCCGATAGCGATTGCCGCCCAGGTCAATTTGCTGGTACTGGCCGGCAATTGGCTGGGTGTCGGTCTGGCGTTATGGCTCATCGAGCGGGATACCCTGATAGGAATGGCGCCGGCGTGGCTGGTGCACTGGCTGTGGCTGGGGTTTATCGGCGGGGTGCTGTATCACCTGATTTCCCGCGAGCGCATCTCCAGCGCCATCCTGGAAAGACTGCGCACCGATGTGGAAGAGCATATCCGGTGTCTCGCCGGCTCCGGCGTGCGGGACCGGGAATGGCCGGTCAATGTAGGCCGGCTGTTCTGCGATTTGCTCCAGGCGGATTTCGCCGTGCTGTGGTGGAGGGGAGAGGGTGAAGAGGTCTGGACCGGGATACGCGTGTCCCAGAACGGGGTGGCGGAGGCGGTGCGGTGTGAATCGGGGCAGTCCCCGCCGCCCATTGCCTGGCAGAATCATACGCCGGCGTGCTATATCGCGGAACGCCGGCGTGTCAGCCTGCAGGAAGCGCAGGCGGTGATCTTTGCTGAGCAACCCAGCCTGGGCTGGTCAGCGCTGAAAATGGAGCTGTGCGTTCCGTTTGCCGCCGGCCAGGAGCCGGCCGCTATCAGCCTGGAGTACCGCCGCCTGCCGGTGATTTACCCCGAGGAACTGGACCAGATGGCGCGCCAGAGCCAGGCCTTTGCGGAACTGCTGGCCGGCGCCCAGGCGCGGCAGGAGGAGCGCGCGGCGCAAGCGCGCATTTTTGGCTTGGCCCGGTATCTTCAGGAGTTTTCCGCCGGCCAGGAAGAGGTCCTTGACGCTATCCTAGATATCTTCACGGTCAAGCTGGGGTACGAGTTTGCCCAGGTCTGGGTATATGACCGACAGAGCGATACCCTGGTGCTCCGAAAATGTGTCCCATCCCCCAAGTGGCTGGAGGACATCCGCTTCTCCAGCGATGCAGACAATGCGTATCTCGAGGCACTGCACTCCCAGCAACGCCGCATATATGAGGGCTGGCATTCCAGCTTCGATTCTCGCGCATGGGGCGCGGTGCAGCACAGGAGATCTCATCCCCACAAACGCGATTATACCGTTATCCAGGCTTTTGTGCCGCTTTGGGTGAAGGTGCACGGTGGGGCGGAACGGGAGCCCGTCGGGCTGGTGATCTTCGGGAGCAGTTCGCCTGGCTCAGGGAGAGTGCCCACTACGGAAGAGCTGGACAGCCTGGTGCCGATTTATCAGGCTTGTGCCGCGGTACTGCGCACCCTGCAGATGCAGGAGCAGTGGCAGGCCGAGGTCCAGCGGGTGGAGCTGTTGAACGAGATGACGGCGGCACTGCTGGCCGCCGGCATGGAACCCGACCCGGACATGCTCTCCGAGAACATCGCCGAGTATGCCCAGCGCCTGTTTGGGGCGGACCTGGTGTTGATTTATGGCTACAACCCGGGGACCCGCCAGTTTCATTTCCTCAACCTGGCCGGCAGATTCCACAATAAGAACAAACCGCTCCGCAACATGCCATCGGATGCCCCTCTCCTCCAGCGCATTTTGGAGGAGAAGCAGGGCTGGTTCGTGCCAAATGTCCACGATGAGCCCCTGCTGATGCGTGCCAGAGGCGGGATAGAGGAGCATGTGGTAAGCTTCTCGATGCGGCAGGGGATCCGCTCCTTCGCCGGCCTCCCCATGTACGTGGGCAATCACCCGTACGGCGTCATCTGCCTCAACTTTCGTCAGCGTCGGACGCTGGGCCCCAACGAACAGCGCGCCATGAGATTGTTCGCCAACCTGGCCGCGCTGGGCTTCAGCCTGCATGAGAACATGGAGGAACGCGCGCACGCCGCCCTTTCGAGCTTCCGGGAACAGCAGTCCATCCTGCTTCATGATCAGTTCAGCCACACTCTGGACGAACTGGCGAAGCGCCTTGAGCTGATGGCCGACGAGGTGGCGCAGGCCGGCCTGCTCGAGCTGGAAGAGCGCTTCGATCGCGTCATCCGGCTGGCCCAGGAACTGCAGACGCGCATGGCGCGCATGATGCGTGACCTGGTCAGCGACCGCTCCGCACGGACGAATCTGGTGAGCGAACTGCAGCGCCTGCGGCGCTTCTTCCGCGATCTGTATGATTTTGAGGTGGAGCTGGACGTGGATCCGGCCCTGCCGGCGCTCCGCAACCTCACCCAACGCATCCTGGTCGGCATTGCCAGCGAGGGGCTGAGCAACGCCTGCCGGCATTCGGGCGCCGAGCGGGCTGTACTGCGCTGTTATCGGGACGACGAGATGATCCGCCTGGAGATCGAGGATGCCGGCAAAGGCCTGCCCGGGGATATCTGGTCGCAGGAAGGACATTGGGGGCTGAAAAACATCTGGCGGCAGGCGGCCTGTCTGGGAGGTGAGACGGATTTTCAGACCGGAGCAGATGGCCAGGGCACCCGTATCGTGGTGCGCATCCCCGCGCAGATCCGGGATGAACACCTGGCTTCGTAA
- a CDS encoding response regulator transcription factor, which translates to MARERSKIRVVLVEDHRSIAETYQAALEAAPEIEFVGHAINGPEGLELILRELPDVALVDLVLEHSEYNGVELIRRVRERGLPTKLMAITTYIGAPVAGQALQAGADGLLGRSPSIRDIIMAIQLVHHGLMVLGPREDFGDWFSGFLIHPEKKECPLTERQLEVLTWAARGYTNQEIGRQLHIAEGSVRAHFSNIQDKLGVSGRQELIRLAIENGWIERPR; encoded by the coding sequence ATGGCCCGCGAACGCAGTAAAATCCGTGTGGTGCTGGTGGAGGATCACCGGTCTATCGCTGAGACCTATCAGGCGGCATTAGAGGCGGCGCCGGAGATCGAATTTGTCGGACATGCCATCAACGGCCCGGAAGGCTTGGAGCTTATCCTCCGGGAGCTTCCTGACGTGGCGCTGGTGGACCTGGTGCTCGAGCACAGCGAGTACAACGGGGTGGAGCTGATCCGCCGGGTGAGGGAACGGGGCCTTCCGACCAAACTGATGGCTATCACCACGTACATTGGCGCGCCCGTCGCCGGCCAGGCCCTCCAGGCCGGCGCCGATGGACTGCTGGGCCGCTCCCCCAGCATCCGTGATATCATCATGGCCATTCAGCTCGTCCATCACGGCCTGATGGTGCTCGGGCCGCGCGAAGACTTTGGTGATTGGTTCAGCGGCTTCCTGATTCACCCCGAGAAAAAGGAATGTCCGCTTACGGAGCGTCAGCTTGAAGTGCTGACATGGGCGGCCCGCGGCTATACCAATCAGGAGATCGGCCGGCAGTTGCACATCGCTGAGGGGTCGGTGCGCGCCCACTTCAGCAATATACAGGATAAGCTCGGGGTCTCCGGCCGGCAGGAGCTGATCCGCCTGGCCATCGAGAACGGATGGATCGAGCGTCCGCGATAG